A region of Denticeps clupeoides chromosome 19, fDenClu1.1, whole genome shotgun sequence DNA encodes the following proteins:
- the myo1cb gene encoding myosin Ic, paralog b isoform X2 translates to MDLSLIRNQMRKTQATIFEKGFALELRDAVVNDGVRAMMESALTARDRVGVQDFVLLENHTSEVAFIENLRKRFKENLIYTYIGSVLVSVNPYKDLEIYTKQHMERYRGVNFYEVSPHIYAISDNAYRSMRTERRDQCILISGESGAGKTEASKKVLQYYAVTCPASGHVETVKDRLLQSNPVLEAFGNAKTLRNDNSSRFGKYMDIQFDFKGAPVGGHIINYLLEKSRVVHQSHGERNFHIFYQLIEGGEEDLLRRLGLERTPQQYQYLVKGQCPKVSSINDRNEWKVVRKALTVIGFSDDEVEELLNIIASVLHLGNVQFGGEDGGNAYITTDTQIKYLARLLNVDGSVLREALTHKKIIAKGEELMSPLNQEQAGAARDALSKAVYGRTFTWLVNKINASLAFKETSKNASVIGLLDIYGFEVFQNNSFEQFCINYCNEKLQQLFIELTLKSEQEEYEAEGITWEPVQYFNNKIICDLVEEKFKGIISILDEECLRPGDASDLTFLEKLEKTLGGHAHFVTHKLADGKTRKMMGREDFRMIHYAGEVNYNVNGFLDKNNDLLFRNLKEVMCLSENKILTQCFDREELTDKKRPETAATQFKNSLAKLMEILMSKEPSYVRCIKPNDAKQAGRFDEVLIRHQVKYLGLMENLRVRRAGFAYRRRYEIFLQRYKSLCPDTWPSWDGRLVDGVSTLVKHLGYKPEEYKLGRSKIFIRFPKTLFATEDALETRKHTLATKLQACWKGCRQKAKYRKMKHSAILVQAWWRGILARRQAQRRRQSADVIRRFIKGFIYRHQPRCPENEYFLDYVRFSFLMNLIRNLPKTVLDKSWPTPPPALVEASEHLQRLCMQNMVWKYCKNINSEWKHQLEQKMVASEIFKDKKDNYPQSVSKLFVSTRLNWEDINPKLLQSLGSEKMKYAVPVTKYDRKGYKSRSRQLVLTGDSAFIVEDAKLKQRIDYSSLKGISVSSLSDGMFVLHVTSDDNKQKGDVVLQSDHVIETLTKVVICADKINSVNINPGSIKFSINNGKEGIIDFTAGSELLIAKAKNGHLSVTAPRLNSR, encoded by the exons ATGGATCTGAGTCTGATTCGCAATCAGATGCGCAAAACTCAGGCCACCATATTTGAGAAGGGCTTTGCTCTTGAGCTGAGGGAT GCGGTGGTTAACGACGGGGTGCGTGCAATGATGGAGAGCGCCCTGACGGCCAGAGACCGGGTGGGGGTCCAGGACTTTGTCCTGCTGGAGAACCACACCAGCGAGGTGGCCTTCATCGAGAACCTCCGCAAGAGGTTCAAGGAGAACCTGATTTAC ACCTACATTGGTTCAGTGCTGGTGTCAGTGAACCCCTACAAGGACCTGGAAATCTACACCAAGCAGCACATGGAGAGATACCGGGGTGTCAACTTCTACGAGGTCTCGCCCCACAT CTATGCCATTTCTGACAATGCATACCGCTCCATGCGCACAGAAAGGCGGGACCAGTGCATTCTTATTTCTGGGGAGAGTGGGGCTGGCAAGACAGAAGCGTCCAAAAAGGTCCTCCAGTACTACGCAGTCACTTGCCCAGCAAGCGGGCATGTGGAGACAGTCAAGGACCGACTGCTTCAGTCTAACCCCGTGCTGGAG GCTTTTGGAAATGCCAAGACCCTGCGCAACGACAACTCCAGCCGCTTCGGTAAATACATGGACATCCAGTTTGACTTCAAG GGTGCTCCAGTTGGAGGCCACATTATCAACTACTTGCTGGAAAAGTCTCGTGTTGTGCACCAGAGTCACGGCGAGCGCAACTTTCACATCTTCTACCAGCTGATTGAGGGTGGTGAGGAGGACCTGCTGCGCAGATTGGGCCTGGAGAGAACCCCTCAGCAGTACCAGTACCTAGTCAAA GGACAGTGCCCCAAAGTCAGCTCCATAAATGACCGCAATGAGTGGAAAGTTGTCAGAAAGGCCCTGACTGTCATTGGCTTCAGTGATGATGAAGTGGAG GAATTGCTGAACATCATTGCCAGTGTGCTACACTTGGGGAATGTCCAGTTTGGAGGAGAAGACGGTGGGAATGCTTACATCACCACAGACACGCAGATTAAATATCTGGCCAGG TTGTTGAATGTGGATGGATCTGTTCTCAGAGaggctctcacacacaaaaagatcATTGCCAAAGGCGAGGAG cTGATGAGCCCACTGAACCAGGAACAGGCAGGCGCAGCACGGGACGCTTTGTCTAAGGCTGTGTATGGACGCACTTTTACCTGGCTGGTCAACAAAATCAACGCTTCTCTGGCCTTCAAG gaGACCAGTAAAAATGCATCTGTCATTGGGCTTTTGGATATCTACGGTTTTGAAGTGTTCCAGAACAACAG TTTTGAGCAGTTCTGCAtcaactactgtaatgagaagctgcagcagctgtTTATTGAGCTAACCTTGAAGTCTGAGCAGGAGGAGTATGAAGCTGAAGGCATCACG TGGGAACCTGTGCAATATTTCAACAACAAGATCATCTGTGATCTGGTTGAAGAGAAGTTCAAGGGGATCATCTCAATTTTG GATGAAGAGTGTCTTAGGCCTGGGGATGCTAGTGACCTCACATTCTTGGAGAAGTTGGAAAAAACTTTGGGGGGTCACGCCCATTTTGTGAC TCACAAGCTGGCAGATGGGAAAACGCGAAAGATGATGGGCCGCGAGGATTTCCGAATGATTCACTACGCTGGAGAGGTCAACTATAATGTGAATG GTTTTCTTGATAAGAATAATGATCTCCTGTTCAGGAACCTGAAAGAA GTTATGTGTTTATCTGAGAACAAGATTCTCACCCAGTGCTTTGACAGAGAGGAGCTGACGGACAAAAAGCGGCCTGAGACG GCAGCTACACAATTTAAGAACAGCCTGGCTAAGTTGATGGAAATCCTGATGTCTAAAGAGCCGTCGTATGTCCGCTGCATCAAGCCCAACGATGCCAAGCAAGCAG GGCGCTTTGATGAGGTTCTAATACGGCACCAGGTGAAATACCTGGGACTGATGGAGAACCTGAGAGTGAGGAGAGCTGGATTTGCATACCGCCGGCGCTATGAGATCTTCCTGCAGAG gtACAAGTCCCTGTGCCCAGACACCTGGCCAAGCTGGGACGGCCGTCTTGTAGATGGGGTGTCCACACTGGTCAAACACCTTGGATACAAACCTGAAGAGTACAAGCTCGGCAG atCCAAGATCTTCATCCGTTTCCCGAAGACACTATTTGCCACAGAAGATGCCTTAGAGACGAGGAAGCACACTCTag CAACCAAACTGCAAGCATGCTGGAAGGGCTGCCGACAGAAGGCTAAGTACCGCAAAATGAAGCACTCTG CTATCCTTGTGCAAGCATGGTGGAGAGGCATTTTAGCTCGTCGGCAGGCACAGCGTAGGAGGCAGTCTGCCGATGTCATCCGGAG GTTCATCAAGGGTTTCATCTACCGCCACCAACCACGTTGCCCAGAAAACGAGTACTTTCTGGACTATGTGCGCTTCTCCTTCCTGATGAATCTGATTAGGAACCTCCCCAAAACAGTCTTGGACAAAAGCTGGCCCACTCCTCCACCTGCTCTTGTTGAG GCATCAGAGCATCTCCAGAGGTTGTGTATGCAGAACATGGTGTGGAAGTACTGCAAGAATATCAACTCAGAATGGAAGCATCAG CTGGAGCAGAAAATGGTCGCAAGCGAAATCTTCAAGGACAAGAAAGACAACTACCCTCAGAGTGTATCCAAGCTTTTTGTGAGCACCAGGCTAA ATTGGGAAGACAtcaaccctaaattgctccagtcTCTAGGGAGTGAAAAGATGAAG TATGCAGTCCCAGTGACCAAATATGACCGAAAAGGATACAAATCACGGTCCCGTCAGCTCGTCCTCACTGGAGACAGTGCCTTCATTGTGGAAGATGCCAAACTGAAGCAGCGTATCGACTACAGCTCTCTGAAAG GGATCTCTGTCAGCTCTCTCAGTGATGGGATGTTCGTGCTCCATGTGACCTCTGATGATAACAAACAGAAG GGCGATGTGGTGCTTCAGAGTGACCATGTCATTGAAACGCTAACAAAAGTAGTTATTTGTGCGGACAAAATCAACAGCGTCAATATCAATCCGGGAAG CATAAAGTTTTCCATTAACAATGGAAAAGAAGGGATCATTGACTTCACTGCTGGCTCAGAGCTCTTAATTGCCAAGGCTAAGAATGGCCATCTCTCTGTG ACGGCTCCTCGACTCAACTCAAGATGA
- the myo1cb gene encoding myosin Ic, paralog b isoform X3 encodes MNYRATAVVNDGVRAMMESALTARDRVGVQDFVLLENHTSEVAFIENLRKRFKENLIYTYIGSVLVSVNPYKDLEIYTKQHMERYRGVNFYEVSPHIYAISDNAYRSMRTERRDQCILISGESGAGKTEASKKVLQYYAVTCPASGHVETVKDRLLQSNPVLEAFGNAKTLRNDNSSRFGKYMDIQFDFKGAPVGGHIINYLLEKSRVVHQSHGERNFHIFYQLIEGGEEDLLRRLGLERTPQQYQYLVKGQCPKVSSINDRNEWKVVRKALTVIGFSDDEVEELLNIIASVLHLGNVQFGGEDGGNAYITTDTQIKYLARLLNVDGSVLREALTHKKIIAKGEELMSPLNQEQAGAARDALSKAVYGRTFTWLVNKINASLAFKETSKNASVIGLLDIYGFEVFQNNSFEQFCINYCNEKLQQLFIELTLKSEQEEYEAEGITWEPVQYFNNKIICDLVEEKFKGIISILDEECLRPGDASDLTFLEKLEKTLGGHAHFVTHKLADGKTRKMMGREDFRMIHYAGEVNYNVNGFLDKNNDLLFRNLKEVMCLSENKILTQCFDREELTDKKRPETAATQFKNSLAKLMEILMSKEPSYVRCIKPNDAKQAGRFDEVLIRHQVKYLGLMENLRVRRAGFAYRRRYEIFLQRYKSLCPDTWPSWDGRLVDGVSTLVKHLGYKPEEYKLGRSKIFIRFPKTLFATEDALETRKHTLATKLQACWKGCRQKAKYRKMKHSAILVQAWWRGILARRQAQRRRQSADVIRRFIKGFIYRHQPRCPENEYFLDYVRFSFLMNLIRNLPKTVLDKSWPTPPPALVEASEHLQRLCMQNMVWKYCKNINSEWKHQLEQKMVASEIFKDKKDNYPQSVSKLFVSTRLNWEDINPKLLQSLGSEKMKYAVPVTKYDRKGYKSRSRQLVLTGDSAFIVEDAKLKQRIDYSSLKGISVSSLSDGMFVLHVTSDDNKQKGDVVLQSDHVIETLTKVVICADKINSVNINPGSIKFSINNGKEGIIDFTAGSELLIAKAKNGHLSVTAPRLNSR; translated from the exons GCGGTGGTTAACGACGGGGTGCGTGCAATGATGGAGAGCGCCCTGACGGCCAGAGACCGGGTGGGGGTCCAGGACTTTGTCCTGCTGGAGAACCACACCAGCGAGGTGGCCTTCATCGAGAACCTCCGCAAGAGGTTCAAGGAGAACCTGATTTAC ACCTACATTGGTTCAGTGCTGGTGTCAGTGAACCCCTACAAGGACCTGGAAATCTACACCAAGCAGCACATGGAGAGATACCGGGGTGTCAACTTCTACGAGGTCTCGCCCCACAT CTATGCCATTTCTGACAATGCATACCGCTCCATGCGCACAGAAAGGCGGGACCAGTGCATTCTTATTTCTGGGGAGAGTGGGGCTGGCAAGACAGAAGCGTCCAAAAAGGTCCTCCAGTACTACGCAGTCACTTGCCCAGCAAGCGGGCATGTGGAGACAGTCAAGGACCGACTGCTTCAGTCTAACCCCGTGCTGGAG GCTTTTGGAAATGCCAAGACCCTGCGCAACGACAACTCCAGCCGCTTCGGTAAATACATGGACATCCAGTTTGACTTCAAG GGTGCTCCAGTTGGAGGCCACATTATCAACTACTTGCTGGAAAAGTCTCGTGTTGTGCACCAGAGTCACGGCGAGCGCAACTTTCACATCTTCTACCAGCTGATTGAGGGTGGTGAGGAGGACCTGCTGCGCAGATTGGGCCTGGAGAGAACCCCTCAGCAGTACCAGTACCTAGTCAAA GGACAGTGCCCCAAAGTCAGCTCCATAAATGACCGCAATGAGTGGAAAGTTGTCAGAAAGGCCCTGACTGTCATTGGCTTCAGTGATGATGAAGTGGAG GAATTGCTGAACATCATTGCCAGTGTGCTACACTTGGGGAATGTCCAGTTTGGAGGAGAAGACGGTGGGAATGCTTACATCACCACAGACACGCAGATTAAATATCTGGCCAGG TTGTTGAATGTGGATGGATCTGTTCTCAGAGaggctctcacacacaaaaagatcATTGCCAAAGGCGAGGAG cTGATGAGCCCACTGAACCAGGAACAGGCAGGCGCAGCACGGGACGCTTTGTCTAAGGCTGTGTATGGACGCACTTTTACCTGGCTGGTCAACAAAATCAACGCTTCTCTGGCCTTCAAG gaGACCAGTAAAAATGCATCTGTCATTGGGCTTTTGGATATCTACGGTTTTGAAGTGTTCCAGAACAACAG TTTTGAGCAGTTCTGCAtcaactactgtaatgagaagctgcagcagctgtTTATTGAGCTAACCTTGAAGTCTGAGCAGGAGGAGTATGAAGCTGAAGGCATCACG TGGGAACCTGTGCAATATTTCAACAACAAGATCATCTGTGATCTGGTTGAAGAGAAGTTCAAGGGGATCATCTCAATTTTG GATGAAGAGTGTCTTAGGCCTGGGGATGCTAGTGACCTCACATTCTTGGAGAAGTTGGAAAAAACTTTGGGGGGTCACGCCCATTTTGTGAC TCACAAGCTGGCAGATGGGAAAACGCGAAAGATGATGGGCCGCGAGGATTTCCGAATGATTCACTACGCTGGAGAGGTCAACTATAATGTGAATG GTTTTCTTGATAAGAATAATGATCTCCTGTTCAGGAACCTGAAAGAA GTTATGTGTTTATCTGAGAACAAGATTCTCACCCAGTGCTTTGACAGAGAGGAGCTGACGGACAAAAAGCGGCCTGAGACG GCAGCTACACAATTTAAGAACAGCCTGGCTAAGTTGATGGAAATCCTGATGTCTAAAGAGCCGTCGTATGTCCGCTGCATCAAGCCCAACGATGCCAAGCAAGCAG GGCGCTTTGATGAGGTTCTAATACGGCACCAGGTGAAATACCTGGGACTGATGGAGAACCTGAGAGTGAGGAGAGCTGGATTTGCATACCGCCGGCGCTATGAGATCTTCCTGCAGAG gtACAAGTCCCTGTGCCCAGACACCTGGCCAAGCTGGGACGGCCGTCTTGTAGATGGGGTGTCCACACTGGTCAAACACCTTGGATACAAACCTGAAGAGTACAAGCTCGGCAG atCCAAGATCTTCATCCGTTTCCCGAAGACACTATTTGCCACAGAAGATGCCTTAGAGACGAGGAAGCACACTCTag CAACCAAACTGCAAGCATGCTGGAAGGGCTGCCGACAGAAGGCTAAGTACCGCAAAATGAAGCACTCTG CTATCCTTGTGCAAGCATGGTGGAGAGGCATTTTAGCTCGTCGGCAGGCACAGCGTAGGAGGCAGTCTGCCGATGTCATCCGGAG GTTCATCAAGGGTTTCATCTACCGCCACCAACCACGTTGCCCAGAAAACGAGTACTTTCTGGACTATGTGCGCTTCTCCTTCCTGATGAATCTGATTAGGAACCTCCCCAAAACAGTCTTGGACAAAAGCTGGCCCACTCCTCCACCTGCTCTTGTTGAG GCATCAGAGCATCTCCAGAGGTTGTGTATGCAGAACATGGTGTGGAAGTACTGCAAGAATATCAACTCAGAATGGAAGCATCAG CTGGAGCAGAAAATGGTCGCAAGCGAAATCTTCAAGGACAAGAAAGACAACTACCCTCAGAGTGTATCCAAGCTTTTTGTGAGCACCAGGCTAA ATTGGGAAGACAtcaaccctaaattgctccagtcTCTAGGGAGTGAAAAGATGAAG TATGCAGTCCCAGTGACCAAATATGACCGAAAAGGATACAAATCACGGTCCCGTCAGCTCGTCCTCACTGGAGACAGTGCCTTCATTGTGGAAGATGCCAAACTGAAGCAGCGTATCGACTACAGCTCTCTGAAAG GGATCTCTGTCAGCTCTCTCAGTGATGGGATGTTCGTGCTCCATGTGACCTCTGATGATAACAAACAGAAG GGCGATGTGGTGCTTCAGAGTGACCATGTCATTGAAACGCTAACAAAAGTAGTTATTTGTGCGGACAAAATCAACAGCGTCAATATCAATCCGGGAAG CATAAAGTTTTCCATTAACAATGGAAAAGAAGGGATCATTGACTTCACTGCTGGCTCAGAGCTCTTAATTGCCAAGGCTAAGAATGGCCATCTCTCTGTG ACGGCTCCTCGACTCAACTCAAGATGA
- the myo1cb gene encoding myosin Ic, paralog b isoform X1 → MMELKIQLIPTGEIILPPGKNGESYCHNCAKAVVNDGVRAMMESALTARDRVGVQDFVLLENHTSEVAFIENLRKRFKENLIYTYIGSVLVSVNPYKDLEIYTKQHMERYRGVNFYEVSPHIYAISDNAYRSMRTERRDQCILISGESGAGKTEASKKVLQYYAVTCPASGHVETVKDRLLQSNPVLEAFGNAKTLRNDNSSRFGKYMDIQFDFKGAPVGGHIINYLLEKSRVVHQSHGERNFHIFYQLIEGGEEDLLRRLGLERTPQQYQYLVKGQCPKVSSINDRNEWKVVRKALTVIGFSDDEVEELLNIIASVLHLGNVQFGGEDGGNAYITTDTQIKYLARLLNVDGSVLREALTHKKIIAKGEELMSPLNQEQAGAARDALSKAVYGRTFTWLVNKINASLAFKETSKNASVIGLLDIYGFEVFQNNSFEQFCINYCNEKLQQLFIELTLKSEQEEYEAEGITWEPVQYFNNKIICDLVEEKFKGIISILDEECLRPGDASDLTFLEKLEKTLGGHAHFVTHKLADGKTRKMMGREDFRMIHYAGEVNYNVNGFLDKNNDLLFRNLKEVMCLSENKILTQCFDREELTDKKRPETAATQFKNSLAKLMEILMSKEPSYVRCIKPNDAKQAGRFDEVLIRHQVKYLGLMENLRVRRAGFAYRRRYEIFLQRYKSLCPDTWPSWDGRLVDGVSTLVKHLGYKPEEYKLGRSKIFIRFPKTLFATEDALETRKHTLATKLQACWKGCRQKAKYRKMKHSAILVQAWWRGILARRQAQRRRQSADVIRRFIKGFIYRHQPRCPENEYFLDYVRFSFLMNLIRNLPKTVLDKSWPTPPPALVEASEHLQRLCMQNMVWKYCKNINSEWKHQLEQKMVASEIFKDKKDNYPQSVSKLFVSTRLNWEDINPKLLQSLGSEKMKYAVPVTKYDRKGYKSRSRQLVLTGDSAFIVEDAKLKQRIDYSSLKGISVSSLSDGMFVLHVTSDDNKQKGDVVLQSDHVIETLTKVVICADKINSVNINPGSIKFSINNGKEGIIDFTAGSELLIAKAKNGHLSVTAPRLNSR, encoded by the exons GCGGTGGTTAACGACGGGGTGCGTGCAATGATGGAGAGCGCCCTGACGGCCAGAGACCGGGTGGGGGTCCAGGACTTTGTCCTGCTGGAGAACCACACCAGCGAGGTGGCCTTCATCGAGAACCTCCGCAAGAGGTTCAAGGAGAACCTGATTTAC ACCTACATTGGTTCAGTGCTGGTGTCAGTGAACCCCTACAAGGACCTGGAAATCTACACCAAGCAGCACATGGAGAGATACCGGGGTGTCAACTTCTACGAGGTCTCGCCCCACAT CTATGCCATTTCTGACAATGCATACCGCTCCATGCGCACAGAAAGGCGGGACCAGTGCATTCTTATTTCTGGGGAGAGTGGGGCTGGCAAGACAGAAGCGTCCAAAAAGGTCCTCCAGTACTACGCAGTCACTTGCCCAGCAAGCGGGCATGTGGAGACAGTCAAGGACCGACTGCTTCAGTCTAACCCCGTGCTGGAG GCTTTTGGAAATGCCAAGACCCTGCGCAACGACAACTCCAGCCGCTTCGGTAAATACATGGACATCCAGTTTGACTTCAAG GGTGCTCCAGTTGGAGGCCACATTATCAACTACTTGCTGGAAAAGTCTCGTGTTGTGCACCAGAGTCACGGCGAGCGCAACTTTCACATCTTCTACCAGCTGATTGAGGGTGGTGAGGAGGACCTGCTGCGCAGATTGGGCCTGGAGAGAACCCCTCAGCAGTACCAGTACCTAGTCAAA GGACAGTGCCCCAAAGTCAGCTCCATAAATGACCGCAATGAGTGGAAAGTTGTCAGAAAGGCCCTGACTGTCATTGGCTTCAGTGATGATGAAGTGGAG GAATTGCTGAACATCATTGCCAGTGTGCTACACTTGGGGAATGTCCAGTTTGGAGGAGAAGACGGTGGGAATGCTTACATCACCACAGACACGCAGATTAAATATCTGGCCAGG TTGTTGAATGTGGATGGATCTGTTCTCAGAGaggctctcacacacaaaaagatcATTGCCAAAGGCGAGGAG cTGATGAGCCCACTGAACCAGGAACAGGCAGGCGCAGCACGGGACGCTTTGTCTAAGGCTGTGTATGGACGCACTTTTACCTGGCTGGTCAACAAAATCAACGCTTCTCTGGCCTTCAAG gaGACCAGTAAAAATGCATCTGTCATTGGGCTTTTGGATATCTACGGTTTTGAAGTGTTCCAGAACAACAG TTTTGAGCAGTTCTGCAtcaactactgtaatgagaagctgcagcagctgtTTATTGAGCTAACCTTGAAGTCTGAGCAGGAGGAGTATGAAGCTGAAGGCATCACG TGGGAACCTGTGCAATATTTCAACAACAAGATCATCTGTGATCTGGTTGAAGAGAAGTTCAAGGGGATCATCTCAATTTTG GATGAAGAGTGTCTTAGGCCTGGGGATGCTAGTGACCTCACATTCTTGGAGAAGTTGGAAAAAACTTTGGGGGGTCACGCCCATTTTGTGAC TCACAAGCTGGCAGATGGGAAAACGCGAAAGATGATGGGCCGCGAGGATTTCCGAATGATTCACTACGCTGGAGAGGTCAACTATAATGTGAATG GTTTTCTTGATAAGAATAATGATCTCCTGTTCAGGAACCTGAAAGAA GTTATGTGTTTATCTGAGAACAAGATTCTCACCCAGTGCTTTGACAGAGAGGAGCTGACGGACAAAAAGCGGCCTGAGACG GCAGCTACACAATTTAAGAACAGCCTGGCTAAGTTGATGGAAATCCTGATGTCTAAAGAGCCGTCGTATGTCCGCTGCATCAAGCCCAACGATGCCAAGCAAGCAG GGCGCTTTGATGAGGTTCTAATACGGCACCAGGTGAAATACCTGGGACTGATGGAGAACCTGAGAGTGAGGAGAGCTGGATTTGCATACCGCCGGCGCTATGAGATCTTCCTGCAGAG gtACAAGTCCCTGTGCCCAGACACCTGGCCAAGCTGGGACGGCCGTCTTGTAGATGGGGTGTCCACACTGGTCAAACACCTTGGATACAAACCTGAAGAGTACAAGCTCGGCAG atCCAAGATCTTCATCCGTTTCCCGAAGACACTATTTGCCACAGAAGATGCCTTAGAGACGAGGAAGCACACTCTag CAACCAAACTGCAAGCATGCTGGAAGGGCTGCCGACAGAAGGCTAAGTACCGCAAAATGAAGCACTCTG CTATCCTTGTGCAAGCATGGTGGAGAGGCATTTTAGCTCGTCGGCAGGCACAGCGTAGGAGGCAGTCTGCCGATGTCATCCGGAG GTTCATCAAGGGTTTCATCTACCGCCACCAACCACGTTGCCCAGAAAACGAGTACTTTCTGGACTATGTGCGCTTCTCCTTCCTGATGAATCTGATTAGGAACCTCCCCAAAACAGTCTTGGACAAAAGCTGGCCCACTCCTCCACCTGCTCTTGTTGAG GCATCAGAGCATCTCCAGAGGTTGTGTATGCAGAACATGGTGTGGAAGTACTGCAAGAATATCAACTCAGAATGGAAGCATCAG CTGGAGCAGAAAATGGTCGCAAGCGAAATCTTCAAGGACAAGAAAGACAACTACCCTCAGAGTGTATCCAAGCTTTTTGTGAGCACCAGGCTAA ATTGGGAAGACAtcaaccctaaattgctccagtcTCTAGGGAGTGAAAAGATGAAG TATGCAGTCCCAGTGACCAAATATGACCGAAAAGGATACAAATCACGGTCCCGTCAGCTCGTCCTCACTGGAGACAGTGCCTTCATTGTGGAAGATGCCAAACTGAAGCAGCGTATCGACTACAGCTCTCTGAAAG GGATCTCTGTCAGCTCTCTCAGTGATGGGATGTTCGTGCTCCATGTGACCTCTGATGATAACAAACAGAAG GGCGATGTGGTGCTTCAGAGTGACCATGTCATTGAAACGCTAACAAAAGTAGTTATTTGTGCGGACAAAATCAACAGCGTCAATATCAATCCGGGAAG CATAAAGTTTTCCATTAACAATGGAAAAGAAGGGATCATTGACTTCACTGCTGGCTCAGAGCTCTTAATTGCCAAGGCTAAGAATGGCCATCTCTCTGTG ACGGCTCCTCGACTCAACTCAAGATGA